The region TTTATGCTAGATTAAGACACCACCCAAAATAACTCACTTACTAAAATTAAATATCATGGAGCAATAATATACCACAAAATTTTAATATTGTCAACTATTTTATTTACTCTTCATCACCCTAACTGCGGCTTTGGCATAGCGGAGGAAATCTTTTAGAGACTTCAAGCCTAACATCTGTTTGAGGATAAATTGAGGTCTCACATAAAAACTTTTATAGGCATAGTTTAATAACTCTATTAGTTCATCATAACTTAAATTCTCGTTCCAGACCTGCGGAATGAAATCTTTAGCAGGATATTGTGCAAATTTTAACCAATAATCTTCTTTAAATATTTTCTTATCTAATCCTAATTGATAGAGGTCGGTATGTGGATATGGGGTAGTAATCGTGAATTGGACGAAATCAGGGTTAATTTTTTGGGCAAAGTGGATTGTCTGTAAAATTTCATCTTTAGTCTCACCCGGTGAGCCAATCATAAAATCCGCATAGGTAATAAGCCCCGCGGCTTTAGTCAGTTTAAACACATCTATTACTTGCTCTGTAGTTATTCCCTTGCGTAACACCTTGAGGATTCTATTAGTTCCTGCCTCAACTCCATAAGATACTCTTATACAACCTGCCTGTTTTAATTTTTGAAGCATCTCTCTATCTACCGTATTTATTCTGGCTCGAATTTCCCAGACTACCTCTAACTTCCTTTTCATTATCTCATCACATATCCCCATAACCATATCTTTTTTAACCGTAAACAGGTCATCGAAGAAAAATACTTCTTTTATCCCCAGATTAAGGATTTCTTGAATTTCATCAACGACATTCTCGGGACTACGAAACCTGACTTTTCTGCCAAAGGCATGATAACAAAATAAACAATTATACGGACACCCTCTTGAAGAAAACATAGTCGTCATCTGTTCTCTTTGTCCATGAATAGAATAGTATCTATTTAAAGGAAGTAGATGTCTTGCGGGAAACGGCAGGGTATCTAAATCCTGAACATATTCTTGAAAAGGATTGATAAATATTTTTCCATTACTTTTAAATCCTATCCCTTTAATCTGGGATTTGTCATCAGCTAAATGTTTGACCAACTCACAAAAACTAATCTCTCCTTCACCGATTATCACTGCATCAACACTCTCTTGAGATAAAGTTTCTTTTGGATAAATCCCGCAATGAGGACCTCCTAAAACGACATAAATGTTTTTATTCACATTTTTGACAAGATTAGCAATATTAAAGACATCAATCAAA is a window of bacterium DNA encoding:
- a CDS encoding radical SAM protein; its protein translation is MKVLLINPTLKNMITTCLPKYVEEERGFYPPLGLALIAGYLENHTPFKVEIIDALAENLNSQELQIQIQQTAPDVVGITTTTFSLIDVFNIANLVKNVNKNIYVVLGGPHCGIYPKETLSQESVDAVIIGEGEISFCELVKHLADDKSQIKGIGFKSNGKIFINPFQEYVQDLDTLPFPARHLLPLNRYYSIHGQREQMTTMFSSRGCPYNCLFCYHAFGRKVRFRSPENVVDEIQEILNLGIKEVFFFDDLFTVKKDMVMGICDEIMKRKLEVVWEIRARINTVDREMLQKLKQAGCIRVSYGVEAGTNRILKVLRKGITTEQVIDVFKLTKAAGLITYADFMIGSPGETKDEILQTIHFAQKINPDFVQFTITTPYPHTDLYQLGLDKKIFKEDYWLKFAQYPAKDFIPQVWNENLSYDELIELLNYAYKSFYVRPQFILKQMLGLKSLKDFLRYAKAAVRVMKSK